GTGTGCGACGTTCTTGATGGAGCGATTCTCAAGAGAAAACTCATGGGAAGAGACGATGGAGTGGCGGTCATAGGTGAAGGTATCGCAGAAAAGATGGATCCTGAAGAACTCGCCAACATTCCCGGTGTGATAGTCGAAAAAGACCCACACGGACACCTGAGACTTGCAGAGATCCCGCTCGCCACCATTCTGAAACGGGCGATCGAGAGGAGATACGCTGAAAGAGGTGAAAGAATCCACATCGTCGATGTCACAATAGGATACGAACTCAGAAGCGCACGCCCTATACCTTTCGACATAGTATACACCAGAACACTCGGTTACGGTGCAGTGAGATTTCTCCTTGGAGACTATTCCGATCTCCCTGGCGGGATGGTGTGCGTGGTTGGTGGCAGAATCAAGATTCTTCCCTTCGACGCTTTCATGGATCCAAAGACCGGAAGGACAAAGGTGAGAGTGGTGGATGTTCGATCGGAAGATTACAGAGTAGCAAGAAAATACATGATAAGGCTGGAAAAGAAAGATCTCGAAGATCCCGAAACTCTCGAAAAACTAGCAAAGCTCGCAAAGATGGAACCTGAAGAATTCAAAAAGAAATACTGGCATACGACAGAGCTTCCATAAAACTTTCATGAGCCCCATCTCGGGGCTCATTCTTTTTCTACAACGAGACCGTATTGGCTTGTGAAGAGCTCGTAATAAAAGCCTCGCTTTTGAATCAACTCATCGTGTTTTCCCATCTCCACAATTTCTCCGTCTCTTAAAACGATGATCAGATCTGCGTTTTTTATCGTGTTCAATCTGTGAGCTATGATGATGCTGGTCTTCCCCTCCATGAGTTTCCACATGGCTGCCTGTATGCTTTTCTCCGTCTTTGTGTCAACGTTGCTGGTGGCTTCGTCCAGTATCAGGATCTTTGGATTCGCAAGGAAAGCTCTTGTTATGGCAAGAAGCTGTCTTTGACCCTGACTCAGATCTTCACCGTTGTCGGTGAGGACCGTTTCGTAACCCTCAGGCAGGTGCTTTATGAAGTGGTCGGAATGTGTCAGTTTCGCTGCTTCTTTTATTTCTTCGTCGGTAGCGTCAGGATTTCCGTATTTGAGGTTTTCTTTCACGGTTGTGGAAAACAAAATAGTATCCTGAAGGACGATGCCTATGCTGGATCTCAGAGAACTCCTCTTTATTTTTCTTATATCTATACCATCCACGAGGATCTGCCCTCTGTCCACGTCGTAGAATCTCATCAACAGATTCACGATCGTCGTCTTTCCGGACCCTGTGGGACCCACCAGTGCAACCTTCTGACCCGGTTTTATGTGAAAGGTTATGTCTTTAAGAACAGGCTTTTTCTTGTCGTAGGAGAACCAGACATTCTTGAACTCGATTTCTCCTCTGACTTCCCTCAGTTCCACAGCATCAGGATCGTCTTTTTCTTCCTCCAGATCGAGAATCTCAAAGATTCTTTCAGCACTCGCAAGCGCCATCTGGATCATGTTGAACTGGTTAGAAAGCTCGTTCAACGGTCTTGTGAATTGCCTCGTGTAGCCTATGAAGGTGGCTATGGTACCCACTGTGATTATGTCTTTCAAGGCGAGCCATCCTCCAAAACCGCTGATCAGGGCAAATCCGAGGTTGTTGACCATGTTCATCAGAGGGGGGAGAACACCTGAAAAGATCTGAGCCTTCGTTCCCACCTTTCTGAGACTCTCGTTCACCTGGTCGAACTTCTCTATCTCTTTCTCCTCTCGGGTGAAGAGTTTTATCACGCTGAGGCCAGAGATGTCTTCTTCTATGATCCCGTTGAGCTGGCCGAGGACTCTTTGATTTTCGTAGAAGTATTTTCTGGTTCGGCTGGAGACGATCTGCGTGATGAGAACGGTCAAGGGAACTATTGAGAGTGTGACGAGTGAAAGGATCACATTCACTCTGAACATCATGATCACAGCGCCTGCGAGTGTCACAATTCCCGAGAAGAACTGAATGATACTGTTTCCAAGAACGTTGTTTATATTGTCCACATCGTTTATGACTCTGCTTATGATGTCTCCGTGAGGTGTTCTGTCGAAGAAGCCGACCGGAACTCTTTGAAGCTTCTCGAAAAGCTCCTTTCTCAAACGAAAAACAACATCTTGGGAAAGCGTTAACATGATTTTTCCCTGAAGCCAGAAGAGAAGAGACGTAAGCGCATAAATCGTTCCGAGAATCAGCATGTATCTGGGAAGAAGATCGAATTTTCTTGGAACGAAGACAACATCGATCGTTTTTCCTATGAGATACGGTGAGAGAACACCAAGTATGGAAGAAACGGTGACGAAAACAAAGACCATGATCAAAGTGAAAGTGTGAGGTCTCAGATAACCGAGGAGTCTTCTCAACGTGGCCGTGGGATTTTTCAGTGCGGGTTTTTCTAAAATTGGTCCGTGTGGCCTTCTTCTGATCTCAGGCATCGTTCATCACCCCGTTTCCAAACTGGGATTCATATATCTCTCGATAGGGTTTGCAGTGTTCGAGCAACTCTTTGTGGGTGCCAAATCCCGCTACTTTCCCTTCATGAAGGACCAGGATCTTATCGGCGAGAAGA
Above is a genomic segment from Thermotoga sp. Mc24 containing:
- a CDS encoding ABC transporter ATP-binding protein codes for the protein MPEIRRRPHGPILEKPALKNPTATLRRLLGYLRPHTFTLIMVFVFVTVSSILGVLSPYLIGKTIDVVFVPRKFDLLPRYMLILGTIYALTSLLFWLQGKIMLTLSQDVVFRLRKELFEKLQRVPVGFFDRTPHGDIISRVINDVDNINNVLGNSIIQFFSGIVTLAGAVIMMFRVNVILSLVTLSIVPLTVLITQIVSSRTRKYFYENQRVLGQLNGIIEEDISGLSVIKLFTREEKEIEKFDQVNESLRKVGTKAQIFSGVLPPLMNMVNNLGFALISGFGGWLALKDIITVGTIATFIGYTRQFTRPLNELSNQFNMIQMALASAERIFEILDLEEEKDDPDAVELREVRGEIEFKNVWFSYDKKKPVLKDITFHIKPGQKVALVGPTGSGKTTIVNLLMRFYDVDRGQILVDGIDIRKIKRSSLRSSIGIVLQDTILFSTTVKENLKYGNPDATDEEIKEAAKLTHSDHFIKHLPEGYETVLTDNGEDLSQGQRQLLAITRAFLANPKILILDEATSNVDTKTEKSIQAAMWKLMEGKTSIIIAHRLNTIKNADLIIVLRDGEIVEMGKHDELIQKRGFYYELFTSQYGLVVEKE